The proteins below come from a single Candidatus Zixiibacteriota bacterium genomic window:
- a CDS encoding n-acetylglutamate synthase — protein MSEINLNNKYFKGVENYDDGDFNQDTVFHYRQDKTIVWATFQGGGTRFGTVVGYIDEKESIRMVWQYLSVLDKFISGTTVSEVEILLDGRYRLHEKWTISKPEPLRGTSVIEEISQ, from the coding sequence ATGTCTGAGATAAATCTAAATAACAAATACTTCAAGGGCGTCGAGAACTATGACGACGGGGATTTTAATCAGGATACGGTGTTTCATTATCGTCAGGATAAGACTATTGTCTGGGCGACTTTTCAAGGCGGTGGAACTCGATTCGGAACTGTCGTCGGTTATATTGATGAGAAGGAATCAATCCGAATGGTTTGGCAATATTTAAGCGTTTTGGATAAATTTATCTCAGGGACAACCGTATCGGAAGTTGAGATTCTGCTCGACGGACGATATCGTCTACATGAAAAGTGGACGATTTCCAAGCCGGAGCCTTTGCGGGGCACATCTGTTATTGAGGAAATTTCTCAATAA
- a CDS encoding nuclear transport factor 2 family protein — translation METKDILLHTDREFAKLALENGARAAFDYYMADDARIYAAGIEPRVGRDSILSLFPKIDNDILNWEPYFADIAASGDLGYTLGKYKSTHIDDSGKASATYGNYVTIWKKQPDGQWKFVFDTGHKSSSE, via the coding sequence ATGGAAACAAAGGACATTCTCCTTCATACCGACCGTGAGTTCGCAAAATTAGCTTTGGAAAATGGAGCTCGCGCGGCTTTTGATTATTACATGGCCGATGACGCTCGGATTTATGCCGCCGGAATTGAACCGAGGGTCGGAAGGGATTCAATCTTATCGCTCTTCCCCAAAATTGACAACGACATTCTCAACTGGGAACCGTATTTCGCCGATATTGCCGCGTCCGGAGATTTGGGTTATACTCTTGGCAAATACAAATCAACTCATATTGACGACTCGGGAAAAGCCTCGGCAACTTACGGAAATTATGTGACGATCTGGAAAAAGCAACCGGACGGTCAATGGAAATTCGTCTTCGATACTGGTCATAAATCGTCAAGCGAATAA
- a CDS encoding sulfite exporter TauE/SafE family protein — MTESAQSHTFAAMEWYMYLAVIGAGFAAGFINTLAGSGSLITLPLLIFLGLPANIANGTNRVAILLQNIVGVRTFHNSHLLNIKHSFKLAIPAVIGAIIGAQIASDLNERIMHHTIGVIMVCMLIILLVRPKRWFKAKAIDDITKTSFVQMLIFFGIGIYGGFIQAGVGIILLAGLMLSVGFDELHANPVKVLIVLCFTFFAVIIFALNDQIVWTVGLIMAIGNMLGAWVAVKFAIKKGNKFIRWILIIIVAVSAAKLLGIIDLFI; from the coding sequence TTGACAGAAAGCGCCCAATCGCATACATTCGCCGCCATGGAATGGTATATGTATCTGGCTGTCATCGGAGCGGGCTTCGCCGCCGGATTTATTAACACCCTTGCCGGAAGCGGCTCGCTTATTACTTTGCCGCTTTTGATTTTTCTCGGTCTGCCCGCCAATATCGCTAACGGAACCAACCGCGTCGCCATTCTCCTGCAGAATATTGTCGGAGTCAGGACTTTTCATAACAGCCATCTATTAAATATTAAACACAGCTTTAAGCTGGCAATCCCGGCCGTAATCGGAGCCATAATCGGCGCCCAGATCGCGTCCGATTTGAATGAACGAATAATGCATCACACTATCGGCGTTATCATGGTTTGCATGCTGATCATACTTCTGGTGCGGCCCAAAAGATGGTTCAAAGCCAAAGCTATTGATGATATTACCAAAACGTCATTTGTTCAGATGTTAATATTTTTCGGAATTGGAATATATGGAGGATTTATTCAGGCCGGTGTCGGGATTATCCTTTTGGCCGGATTGATGCTCAGCGTCGGCTTCGATGAGCTGCATGCCAATCCGGTGAAAGTTCTAATCGTCCTCTGTTTCACGTTTTTCGCCGTAATTATTTTCGCCCTCAACGATCAAATTGTCTGGACCGTAGGGCTTATTATGGCGATCGGAAATATGCTGGGCGCTTGGGTGGCCGTAAAATTCGCCATAAAAAAGGGTAATAAATTTATCCGCTGGATACTTATAATCATCGTTGCCGTCTCGGCCGCCAAGCTTTTGGGAATAATCGATCTATTTATTTGA
- a CDS encoding DUF2238 domain-containing protein, producing MEKSRLSHKRYAALLGVAFLILWIVLAINPHDRQDWALENLLAVVCVGVLAFTAKRFPLSRISYSLIFLFIGVHEIGAHYTYAQVPYDAWFESIIGRTFNSLMGWERNHFDRLVHFSYGLLLAYPIREVFFRVAHVKGFWGYFLPLDVTMSTSMLFELFEWGAVKVFGGDLGVAYLGTQGDIWDAHKDMGLASLGAFLAMLVTAFINYRLQRDFAREWSESLKVKNNLPLGEDEIKRLIKKRKNNSE from the coding sequence TTGGAAAAATCAAGATTATCTCATAAAAGATATGCCGCGTTACTGGGAGTGGCATTTCTTATTCTCTGGATCGTACTGGCGATAAACCCTCATGACCGGCAGGACTGGGCTTTGGAAAATCTCCTGGCGGTCGTATGTGTCGGGGTTCTGGCATTTACCGCCAAGAGATTTCCACTTTCACGGATTTCCTACTCATTAATTTTTTTATTTATAGGTGTTCATGAAATCGGAGCTCATTATACCTACGCGCAGGTACCATATGACGCCTGGTTTGAGTCAATAATCGGCCGGACATTTAATTCGTTGATGGGGTGGGAAAGAAATCATTTCGACCGCCTGGTTCATTTCAGTTACGGCCTGCTTCTGGCTTATCCGATTCGGGAAGTGTTTTTTCGAGTCGCTCATGTCAAAGGTTTTTGGGGATATTTCCTGCCTCTGGATGTAACGATGTCAACATCAATGCTCTTTGAATTATTCGAATGGGGAGCGGTCAAAGTTTTTGGCGGCGATCTGGGCGTGGCCTACCTGGGAACACAGGGTGACATTTGGGACGCTCACAAAGATATGGGATTGGCCAGCTTGGGGGCGTTTCTGGCCATGCTGGTAACGGCCTTTATTAATTATCGCCTGCAGAGAGATTTTGCCCGGGAATGGTCGGAGAGTCTGAAAGTTAAAAATAACCTGCCCCTGGGCGAAGACGAAATCAAGAGGTTGATTAAAAAGCGAAAAAACAATAGTGAATAA
- a CDS encoding threonyl-tRNA synthetase editing domain-containing protein: MKLLMIYTDRFAYKTSVKAVEEVQDIDEEREINDTLIGFIQVEKEDEENLSAVETKMIKNLKWAARKNDTRKILLHSFAHLSESKATLEATKQLFDSAEHRLTKAEYEVSQTPFGYFLDLDIQAPGKSLARIFVDI; this comes from the coding sequence ATGAAATTGTTGATGATATACACTGATAGATTTGCCTATAAAACCAGCGTTAAGGCGGTTGAAGAAGTTCAGGATATCGATGAAGAACGGGAAATTAATGATACTCTGATAGGATTCATACAGGTCGAAAAAGAGGATGAAGAAAACCTGTCGGCGGTCGAAACCAAAATGATTAAGAATCTAAAATGGGCGGCCCGCAAAAACGATACGCGCAAAATACTCCTGCATTCTTTCGCGCATTTATCCGAAAGCAAAGCTACTCTCGAAGCCACCAAACAATTATTCGACAGCGCTGAGCATAGGTTGACGAAAGCGGAATACGAAGTTTCCCAAACGCCGTTCGGGTATTTTCTTGATTTGGATATTCAGGCTCCGGGCAAATCATTGGCCCGGATATTCGTTGATATTTGA
- a CDS encoding MBL fold metallo-hydrolase, with the protein MNLDKNNYARWNGKSLTVDILYSRAGIANQVWIENSEGAILIDCGDGILRDLLKNKINYKKLSAIFITHGHFDHMGGLHSLLGFLRMIGREETLVIYAPSDCIEVESMVREFTRIYDFTTEFPIILGNLNEGDKRSVAGMNIEVFEMTHYGSVAGAGITDPLPALGYRISCEDEIIAITGDTGTNKFNKNLVKGANLAIIESTFRDTKSIDKKMISKVHLTEKLAREYGKLAKEYILVHKAY; encoded by the coding sequence ATGAATCTTGATAAAAATAATTATGCCCGATGGAATGGAAAATCATTAACCGTCGATATTCTATATTCACGAGCCGGAATCGCTAATCAGGTTTGGATTGAAAATTCAGAAGGGGCAATATTGATCGATTGCGGAGATGGTATCCTAAGAGATTTATTGAAAAACAAAATTAATTACAAGAAATTATCAGCAATTTTCATTACACACGGGCATTTTGATCATATGGGAGGGCTTCATTCGCTGCTTGGTTTTCTCCGTATGATCGGCCGCGAAGAAACTCTCGTTATATATGCTCCAAGTGATTGTATTGAAGTTGAATCTATGGTGCGTGAATTCACACGCATATATGATTTCACGACTGAATTTCCAATCATTCTGGGCAATCTCAACGAAGGAGATAAACGATCGGTCGCCGGGATGAATATTGAAGTATTTGAAATGACCCATTACGGCAGCGTTGCCGGAGCCGGAATTACCGACCCTCTCCCCGCTCTCGGTTATCGAATTTCCTGTGAAGATGAAATCATCGCCATAACCGGCGATACCGGCACGAACAAGTTCAATAAGAATTTAGTAAAAGGCGCCAACCTGGCGATCATAGAATCTACTTTTCGCGATACCAAATCGATTGATAAAAAAATGATTAGCAAAGTCCATCTTACGGAAAAATTAGCCCGGGAATACGGCAAACTGGCCAAAGAATATATTCTGGTGCATAAGGCGTATTGA
- a CDS encoding GNAT family N-acetyltransferase encodes MTLPITSDRIILRRYTHEDAQDIFEFVSQPSVAKVTSDNIEATEDGIKKYIDLQNSYQPFEKEKVFDLAIERKEDGKVMGLLTLICRDQKQGAIGWALGTEYRGQGYATEGAKALMNYGFRSLDLHRIQADTSSGNSASWKIMESLGMRREAQLREAVYEESEWWDKYIYALLADEWMYKEAT; translated from the coding sequence AAGATGCACAAGATATATTTGAATTTGTGTCTCAACCTTCGGTAGCAAAAGTAACATCCGATAATATAGAAGCTACCGAAGACGGGATTAAAAAATACATCGACTTGCAGAATTCATATCAGCCCTTTGAAAAGGAAAAGGTATTTGACCTGGCCATTGAACGGAAAGAAGATGGCAAGGTGATGGGATTGTTGACGCTGATATGTCGAGACCAAAAACAAGGGGCAATCGGATGGGCGCTGGGTACTGAGTATCGAGGGCAGGGATATGCCACAGAAGGAGCCAAAGCATTGATGAACTATGGGTTTAGATCGCTTGATTTGCACCGCATTCAAGCGGATACAAGTAGCGGCAATTCTGCATCCTGGAAAATAATGGAAAGTCTTGGGATGAGGCGAGAGGCACAGTTAAGAGAAGCAGTTTATGAAGAAAGTGAATGGTGGGATAAATATATCTATGCCTTACTTGCTGATGAGTGGATGTATAAGGAAGCAACATGA